One window from the genome of Tachypleus tridentatus isolate NWPU-2018 chromosome 11, ASM421037v1, whole genome shotgun sequence encodes:
- the LOC143231411 gene encoding histone H3: protein MARTKQTARKSTGGKAPRKQLATKAARKSAPATGGVKKPHRYRPGTVALREIRRYQKSTELLIRKLPFQRLVREIAQDFKTDLRFQSSAVMALQEASEAYLVGLFEDTNLCAIHAKRVTIMPKDIQLARRIRGERA from the coding sequence atggctcgcacgaaacaaactgcaagaaaatccacgggcggaaaagcaccaagaaaacaactggccactaaagctgcccgaaagagcgctccagcaacaggaggtgtaaagaaacctcatcgttacaggccaggaacagtagccctccgtgaaatccgtcgataccagaagtcaactgagctgctcattcgaaaactacctttccagagactggtgagagaaattgcccaggacttcaagactgaccttagattccagagctctgctgtcatggctcttcaggaggccagtgaggcgtacttggtgggtctcttcgaagacactaacctgtgtgccattcacgcaaagagggtgaccatcatgccgaaagacatccaactcgcacgtagaattcgaggggaacgagcctaa